In a genomic window of Chloroflexota bacterium:
- a CDS encoding RNA polymerase sigma factor, which yields MNSDRELVLQLQSGNLDALGTLYDRYQHIVYRTALAITGDDAAAADLLQDVFLRIHRFSHHIDPERPLEPWLYRVTTNLTYTWIKRRKRWLFHSIDEMAEWLKGSKKQSPAFQVEKNEEWQHVASAVATLPFRHRVVIVLHYFSDLSLDEISAVLEIPVGTVKSRLHYGRKTLKAQLEVENDISIRKVQYEFT from the coding sequence TTGAATAGCGACCGCGAATTGGTTTTACAGCTCCAGAGCGGAAACCTGGATGCACTAGGTACTTTATACGACCGGTATCAGCATATCGTTTATCGTACCGCGTTGGCAATTACTGGCGATGATGCTGCCGCCGCCGATTTGTTGCAGGATGTGTTTTTGCGCATTCATCGCTTTTCACACCATATTGATCCGGAGCGACCATTAGAACCCTGGTTATATCGGGTAACGACCAATTTAACCTATACCTGGATCAAGCGCCGCAAACGATGGCTTTTTCATTCCATTGATGAAATGGCCGAATGGCTTAAGGGAAGTAAAAAGCAATCACCTGCTTTCCAGGTAGAAAAAAACGAAGAGTGGCAGCATGTTGCCTCCGCAGTTGCTACATTACCGTTTCGACACCGGGTAGTAATTGTGTTGCATTACTTTAGTGATCTGTCATTAGATGAGATTTCAGCAGTGCTTGAAATCCCAGTTGGAACCGTCAAATCGCGTTTACATTATGGACGCAAAACGCTCAAAGCACAACTGGAA